atctTTAACATTTCCAGTACATATTAAGTTGCAGAAATAAATGCTAAGCACAAAGGATCATAAGCCAATGCAAAAATACTATTAGAAATCATCTATTCGAACAGtaaatacattttggaaaggcatgttCAAaagttttttattttatttttcatgggatgtgggcatcattagcaggccggcatttattgcccatccctcaagGCACTatttgagttactgcagtgcatacAACTACAGTGCTGTTAAGAGGGGAATTCCTGGAACCTTTAGTCAGAGACAGTGAATGAACAGTTTTCCCAGACAGGATGGTGTACGCCTCAAATGGGAACTTGTTGATGGTAGTgttcccacatgtctgctgtcCACGTTCTTCCCAATGATGGAGATCGTGAGCAAATGAGGCACTGTTGAAAGAGCATTGTTGAGTTGCTGCAATACATTTTAAAGATGCTGCACATTTCTGCCATTGTGGGTCATTGTTGAAGGCGTGTATGTTGAAGTTGATGGACAGGGTGCAGTGTGCAGACTGCATTGTTCTGAATGGTGTTAACTGCTTAAGTTTTGAAGTTGTGCTCATCCAGTAAAAAtggagtattgcatcacactaatgtgtcttgtagatggtggacagactttggggagtcaggaagtgacttACCCACCTCAGAATTCCCAGTTTCTGATTTGCTGGGATAACTTAGGTATTTGGCTGcagcagttcagtttctggtcaatggttaatATTGTACAAAAGATTTAAGCCAATAAAAATATACTAGTGtcgggatggacaggattggtgagGGGTAAAAGAAGAACAGTTAAAATTCTTGTAATTGCAAGAACATTTGAAGTTTTCAATTAGTTGTTCAAAATAATCATGCTGCAGATGTTTCTCATTAAGAGTACTTCACAGAGATTTATAAGATGATTTATGATTTTTATTGCTCTCCTATTTACTGAAGAATTTGCTAATCTCTCGGCATCTGAAATCTCAACAGTAATACTTAACTTACACAATTGCTTTCATGTATTATGATCAAGTGAGATGGTGAActaatttattttgttgtttttaattcgGTTTCAGTAGAGCATGAGAGTTTTAAAAGGCTGAACTGTCAATTCAGTATGTACCTGACTGAATGTAGATTGTCAGAATTCAGCAGACAGGTATTCTGTTAAACATTTCGAAGGGTTTAGTTTCATCGCAAAAGCCCATCCAGGTAAAAATATTATAGAGTGCTAACTCAAAATTCATGTAGATTCTCTTGAACCATTGTTTCATAGCCAGggtgaataatttttaaaaatatccccACCATCAACTCCTAAATGACCCATCCTTCATCTTGATGAGGTGGAAAAAAGCTGTTCTAGCCTCCTGTGGTCCcattgtctgtatggattttgTGTCTCCATGGAGGAGAATGTGTCTACACAGGTACAAATTAGTTACTTCAAGTCAGTGTTCTCTCTTAGCAaggatctttttttaaaaataatgttttatatACGCAGCCAAAGACACCATTACAAATGAATAAATGCACATCTTCATTGCCTGTCTAACAAGTACTCAGAAGCTACTTCACAGGGTATTTTGTACTTGCTGTGGAAGAGAAATTAAACTAAGTGATTAAAAGTGCAGTTGGAAGTGGGTACTGAGGAGGATTTTGAATACAAGGGCAGTTGTGGCATGAAAGAGAGGTTTGAGGAGAGTCCTGGAGTATACTGTCATGTGGAATGGAAGCTTTGCAACAATGGTGAAGCTGTGGATTGAAGATGATTGCATAGTTGGGTTGCTCTGAAATCATGGAATGTTTTGGAAAACTATTGTATAGActttaaaataaatgtgaatCCAACTTAAAGCAAACAATCAGGTAAACGAATAAAATGAATGTTTAGTGACGTTACATTTTTGTAAGAGCTGGAACAATGTCTACTGACTTGATGTTTACCTGGAAATAGTCTCATGTACAGGATTTGGTGGTCCAGAGCTTGAAAGTAATAGTGAAATTGAGTAGCAGAAAGTTGAGTATCATTGACCTACATGTAAAAGCTGACCTCTAAATGCAGATTGTTTAGGGAAATGAAGAATTTTATAACCACTCATGATTCATATGTTGAAATGTAAGTGCACTGTCCTGTGTGGAAATGAGGCATAAAACCCCACAAAGATTCCAAGTTCAATCACAAATTTAAAACAAGATGGCCATTTTGACTCTGAAGTTGGCTTAAAGTTGGAAAGCAATTAGCAATCAGGAACTAACTCCTGCTTTACCAAGATGAATAGTTAAACATGTGTTGATATCAAACCATGATAGATCTGATAAGTTAGTGATGGTGGTTCACACACTGAGAGGAATGATCATTTGAATGAAATGGTAGCACTCATGATCCATTGACAGTTAGCACTTTCGAAGGATAATAGGAATGATGGCAAAGGTGAATCTGTCATTTTGGAGGTGCATAATGGCCACAATCTAATGGAATAAATCATTTGATTGTGCCATTCACTTTTATCATATTTAATGGCAGTGGACTGAAGCATCAGCAAAAAGGGGGAATTTAGAGAAAAAAAGCCTCCACTATTCCAATAACAATGATGACATTATTACGGTGCACAAAAACACCCTTCCTGCCTAGATCATTTCTAGTTATCTTCCAACAGCACCAAAGTCAGATCCAGTGCAAGCAGAACAAGTCAGTGCATTTGACAATCAGTCCTTTGAACGTCATCAAATCCAAGTGTAGAAAACCTGAAAAACAGCAATGTACAATTTTGTTTGCTACCACAGCCACAACCTAAAATGATTAGTTGTGGTTTGTAATTCAAAAAAGCTCCTTGTCCTTGCCAAAAAAAGGGTAGAAAGTTTAGTTCATAGAGTGGAATTCATTTCTATATTATAGAACACAAATTATTGACTCATGCCCTACCTGCAGTCAGATCCTTGGCTCAGTGTCTGATGTTTCATGCTAAGCcattttcttcagttttatttCAGTGGTGGTTTGCCATTGGTTGATAGAAGGTAGATCCCAATGAGAAAGGAATTCAGCATATGCTGCAGGCATTAATCTAATTTGCATTCCAGTCTTCTAGCCAACTGAGAGATCTTGTGTCCTAGTTCACTAATATAAATCACATTATACGTTATGTTATTATGTGTGCTCAGGATATTCATATCTCAGCTTAATTTTGTACCTTTCTGCAGTTAATACGTATGTATCGTTTTAGTAATTGTTACTGTTTTTCCAGGTTCAGAAATTACTTCAGTTTCCAAATGAATCAAGAAACATCATGTCCTATAACTTATTGAGCCCTTGCACACAAAGAAGATTTAGGAGCCTTCAAGCCGTCAAGTACTTGCAAAAATCTACATTTTTCAGGACTCAGACAAGCAATTTTCATGTATCATATCAAGCATCCAAGATAAAGAAAGCAGAGGAACCAGAGAAACGTGAATTAGACTTACTACGATATGATTTCAGAGAATTGAAAAACAGCCCCAAACCAGCCCTCTATCTTTGCTATGGTGGATTAATTCCTTTTGTATCAGCTCCCCTTGGaatggccataacagagacatatTTTCCTGAACTAGCTTTTGCTCAAATTGCATATGGAGCAGCAATTCTCTCTTTTGTTGGAGGAATAAGATGGGGATTTTCAATTCCAGAAAACAGCCCTGCAAAACCTGACTGGTTGAATCTGGGAAACAGTGTGGTTCCTTCTTTGTTAGCCTGGATAGCCCTACTCTTTCATGATAATCTGACTGAAGCAACAATTCTGATTATCATGGGTCTCGGTATAGCATTGCATTATGACTTAGCCTTACTTGAAGGTTATCCAAGTTGGCTCAGAGCTCTTCGAACAGTGCTGACTGTGATAGCAACATTTTCCTTGGTTGCCACATTAATAATCAAAAATACATATCCTGAAAAAACGCTATTGCCagataaaaaataaaaacataaagggAATAGATTTTTCCTTTCGTTAAAGCTACAGAAaggactttgtttttaaaaaaaactgcaataaaATTGTAGCAGAGATGCTCATAAATGTTGTGAATTAGTTGTTAATCACACCATTATATTTCAGAGACTCGGGTCACCTTTCAAAAATCTCGCCATTAAAAAGATCTCTATTTAACTTCCATATTTTTGCTATATTTTTGTTCAAGCTGAACATATAAAAGTACTATCAATTTTGTGACCtaacaaagaaaaaaatataatgaaTTTTGAATAAAGATCATGTCTAAAGTTTCTTTATCTCTAGTTACAATCCTCACACAGGTTTAAGACTTTTTTTTAGCTGTTTTATGTaaacttttaatttaaattacAGTCTGGCCAATGTTTGCATTTCAGGACATGGTAGAGTTACATAGTGGCATAAATCATTTGTGTGCAGGCTTGATTTGTCAGCAACATACCTAGACATGAACCAGTTGTGCAGATAACTATATTGACCTAATCAATTAAATAAAACTTATATAATtctaatgattcggagatgccgatcacctgatgaaggagcgtcgctccgaaagctagtgtgcttccaattaaacctgttggactataacctggtgttgtgatttttaactatataatTTTAAGTATCAACCTCTCTGGATAACCTTTTTTTTGGTAATAGCATAGGTCAACCCTGGCCTCTAATTAGTTATCAGCACTTTGGTTATACTCAACACTATATCCATGAACTTCCTATTGCCGAATAAATGCATCAGCTCTGCCAGTAAGTCTGCAGTTATCACATGTATTGAGCTAAGCAGAGATTTCTGGTACGTTTTAATGTGAGAAATGTATGACTTATGTTGGAAGGTAACAGGAGAACCCTGTTCAAGGTTTTAACACTTCAAATTTATATAGTCTAAATGTACATTTTGTACTGAAGACTATATATCTGTTGATAAATTGCACTGTATATTTAATTTGTATTATGGTCTTGAGTCTGGTAGAATGTGTTCAATTTTGATCATTGAAAATTAGTGGTAGCATCTGAAATGTTCCAGTAAATGAGAATATGGGAGCATGAATTTGCAAGATTTGCTACACTTCCATTAAGCTGATGAGGATACATATTCTGGCCTTTTAAAGATCCTAGCACATTTACTGGTGTGGTCATTTGATGTATTTCTTGAATTCAGTATCAATGTAAAAATTGCAAGTGTAACAGTTCTTATgaaaatttttttaaattgtagttTTGACATTTTTGATTGAATCCTTTTAAACATCAGAAGCTTGAGCTGAAGTTATAAATAAAATGCTATCTTGTTCTGTGTGATGAATCAATTAGTCTGTGGACCATATCAAGAAAGATACATCTACCTTGGTTAAAATTCTGAAACGTTTGAACACAGGTTACAATTTTCTTTACAATTAGTTTCATATTATGGTGCTTTGCAACTTGGAGGGAGATTTGGAGGTGATAGTGCTCCAttgcatctgctgcacttgtccttctaggtggttcAGGTCAAGAGTTGGGAAGGTGCAGTTAGAAAAGCATCTTCTAAACTACACATTTCTGCCACTATGTGTCAGTGGTGGGTagtttgtcttggatggtgtaaAGCTTTGTGTGATTggatctacagaggaacctcgattatctgaataccaattatccagaaatcagattatccgaaggagatctcctgatggaaacattacatcaaagacgtgtttccaacactgatcgtgtcttttgtttacggtgtttaaacaggcaccatctccaaatggctgtctgcctgccctctctctctctccccacactttccttgGAGTTCTatacaggggtgtaccctaaactccACCTccacataatctctccaacatggtcctgtacagggcaaaggtggtaTATGTCAAAACGTTGTGTGTagctgtgggtttgtgtgtgtgtgtgtgtgtatgtatgctatttggagacttaccccacagaAGCAACTGCTGCAACCGCAatcttgttggtgtacagtccagtTGCCCCGGAAAGGGGGCGGGGGACAGTCTTGGATAagggtggagttggagggggtgGGTGTGTATGGGGTTGGGAGC
The Chiloscyllium plagiosum isolate BGI_BamShark_2017 chromosome 11, ASM401019v2, whole genome shotgun sequence DNA segment above includes these coding regions:
- the tmem69 gene encoding transmembrane protein 69, whose translation is MFAFLVRRCWQTTGRVQKLLQFPNESRNIMSYNLLSPCTQRRFRSLQAVKYLQKSTFFRTQTSNFHVSYQASKIKKAEEPEKRELDLLRYDFRELKNSPKPALYLCYGGLIPFVSAPLGMAITETYFPELAFAQIAYGAAILSFVGGIRWGFSIPENSPAKPDWLNLGNSVVPSLLAWIALLFHDNLTEATILIIMGLGIALHYDLALLEGYPSWLRALRTVLTVIATFSLVATLIIKNTYPEKTLLPDKK